The Ciona intestinalis chromosome 13, KH, whole genome shotgun sequence genome has a segment encoding these proteins:
- the LOC104266369 gene encoding uncharacterized protein LOC104266369 isoform X1: MIRNGCSIKASLLRLGAFFCSLNMEDVLTKKSLYLQILSEVFNRIITDSVEYKATKTKIQFSPLKIANKRVLGDFILPKRLYDVLCLMLGDQDDPKVEVLLQKFVAESKDLPVEVSGYKATKSGIVFQLNRAVLARKVVTTILQKAEDIKKLENQVLPECRRNDVVLCCVDDNVSTARTLTYIAPYMNAGSKETELVFVSKNPEAKFETLLQNTTYTQDSKESYNTNKILTFLSGVTEENRINFDSNADICSHTLFTSFYKKVFNSKIFLNESVLRCLALLDERFKNGENKFQIVCICCQSDNFFMWQLLTLFLIYLHFKTSKNENCSIFEKFSNLNIEMISHGPVNFKGVNTLTSLEQKYQESISDSFVSKYGDTGDWGPLVPIISKSVLKLDVLGCSVPSSVALDANNSSVESRFVMYNYSRLATLLQKYEAEVENGKYPKLPRITEIDFTLLDENEEHTIVDYLWKFDDILDDFYACFDENSQLISSNFKPHLVVAYLRQFCKVLSSFYSRYHVLGRNLSHLLPIMHVRIYLIKAVKIVLLKLFKILNIEPLEQM, translated from the exons ATGATTCGAAACGGATGTTCAATAAAGGCGAGCCTTCTGCGGTTGGGAG CATTTTTTTGCAGCTTAAATATGGAAGACGTTTTAACCAAGAAATCGctgtatttacaaattttatctGAAGTTTTCAATCGAATAATTACGGATTCTGTTGAGTATAAAGCAACTAAAACAAAGATACAATTCTCACCTTTGAAAATCGCCAATAAAAGAGTTTTGGgcgattttattttacctaaaaGACTGTATGATGTTCTATGCCTAATGCTAGGCGACCAAGACGACCCTAAAGTCGAGGTTCTCCTGCAAAAGTTTGTGGCAGAGTCTAAAGACCTGCCTGTAGAAGTAAGTGGATATAAAGCAACCAAAAGTGGGATTGTATTTCAGCTTAACCGCGCTGTTCTTGCTCGTAAAGTCGTGACAACAATTCTACAAAAAGCAGAGGATATAAAAAAGCTggaaaatcaagttttaccAGAGTGTAGGAGAAATGATGTTGTTTTGTGCTGTGTTGATGATAATGTTTCTACTGCTAGAACTCTCACCTACATAGCACCATATATGAATGCAGGAAGCAAGGAAACTGAGTTGGTTTTTGTATCTAAAAATCCAGAAGCAAAATTCGAAACATTACttcaaaacacaacatatacTCAAGATTCTAAAGAGAGTTATAATACGAATAAAATATTGACGTTTTTATCAGGAGTTACTGAGGAAAATCGTATCAATTTTGATTCAAATGCTGACATTTGTAGTCATACACTTTTCACCAGTTTctacaaaaaagttttcaacTCAAAAATCTTTCTCAACGAATCCGTGCTGAGGTGTTTAGCTTTATTGGATGAAAGGTTTAAAAACGgtgaaaataagtttcaaataGTTTGTATTTGCTGTCAAAGTGACAATTTTTTCATGTGGCAACTTTTAACTCTGTTTTTAATCTATCTTCACTTTAAAACTtccaaaaatgaaaattgctctatttttgaaaaattttcaaatttgaaCATTGAAATGATTTCTCATGGTCCAGTTAACTTTAAAGGGGTCAATACACTGACTTCTTTGGAGCAAAAGTACCAGGAAAGTATCTCTGATAGTTTTGTGTCAAAGTATGGTGATACTGGTGATTGGGGGCCGTTAGTTCCCATAATATCTAAATCGGTGTTGAAGTTAGATGTGCTTGGTTGTTCAGTACCTTCCAGTGTTGCCTTAGATGCCAACAACTCCAGTGTTGAGTCAAGGTTTGTGATGTATAATTATTCTcgactggcaacactgctcCAAAAATATGAAGCAGAAGTTGAGAACGGAAAATACCCAAAACTACCTCGCATCACTGAAATAGACTTCACGTTGTTAGACGAAAACGAAGAACATACAATTGTCGACTATCTGTGGAAGTTTGACGATATTTTAGATGATTTCTATGCCTGTTTTGACGAAAACTCACAATTGATTTCATCAAATTTCAAACCTCATTTAGTAGTCGCATATTTGAGacaattttgtaaagttttgaGTTCTTTTTACAGTCGGTATCACGTTTTGGGTCGGAACTTGTCGCATTTGTTACCAATAATGCATGTGAGAATATATCTCATTAAAgctgtaaaaattgttttgttaaaactttttaaaatcctTAACATTGAACCATTAGAACAAATGTAG
- the LOC104266369 gene encoding uncharacterized protein LOC104266369 isoform X2, translating into MEDVLTKKSLYLQILSEVFNRIITDSVEYKATKTKIQFSPLKIANKRVLGDFILPKRLYDVLCLMLGDQDDPKVEVLLQKFVAESKDLPVEVSGYKATKSGIVFQLNRAVLARKVVTTILQKAEDIKKLENQVLPECRRNDVVLCCVDDNVSTARTLTYIAPYMNAGSKETELVFVSKNPEAKFETLLQNTTYTQDSKESYNTNKILTFLSGVTEENRINFDSNADICSHTLFTSFYKKVFNSKIFLNESVLRCLALLDERFKNGENKFQIVCICCQSDNFFMWQLLTLFLIYLHFKTSKNENCSIFEKFSNLNIEMISHGPVNFKGVNTLTSLEQKYQESISDSFVSKYGDTGDWGPLVPIISKSVLKLDVLGCSVPSSVALDANNSSVESRFVMYNYSRLATLLQKYEAEVENGKYPKLPRITEIDFTLLDENEEHTIVDYLWKFDDILDDFYACFDENSQLISSNFKPHLVVAYLRQFCKVLSSFYSRYHVLGRNLSHLLPIMHVRIYLIKAVKIVLLKLFKILNIEPLEQM; encoded by the coding sequence ATGGAAGACGTTTTAACCAAGAAATCGctgtatttacaaattttatctGAAGTTTTCAATCGAATAATTACGGATTCTGTTGAGTATAAAGCAACTAAAACAAAGATACAATTCTCACCTTTGAAAATCGCCAATAAAAGAGTTTTGGgcgattttattttacctaaaaGACTGTATGATGTTCTATGCCTAATGCTAGGCGACCAAGACGACCCTAAAGTCGAGGTTCTCCTGCAAAAGTTTGTGGCAGAGTCTAAAGACCTGCCTGTAGAAGTAAGTGGATATAAAGCAACCAAAAGTGGGATTGTATTTCAGCTTAACCGCGCTGTTCTTGCTCGTAAAGTCGTGACAACAATTCTACAAAAAGCAGAGGATATAAAAAAGCTggaaaatcaagttttaccAGAGTGTAGGAGAAATGATGTTGTTTTGTGCTGTGTTGATGATAATGTTTCTACTGCTAGAACTCTCACCTACATAGCACCATATATGAATGCAGGAAGCAAGGAAACTGAGTTGGTTTTTGTATCTAAAAATCCAGAAGCAAAATTCGAAACATTACttcaaaacacaacatatacTCAAGATTCTAAAGAGAGTTATAATACGAATAAAATATTGACGTTTTTATCAGGAGTTACTGAGGAAAATCGTATCAATTTTGATTCAAATGCTGACATTTGTAGTCATACACTTTTCACCAGTTTctacaaaaaagttttcaacTCAAAAATCTTTCTCAACGAATCCGTGCTGAGGTGTTTAGCTTTATTGGATGAAAGGTTTAAAAACGgtgaaaataagtttcaaataGTTTGTATTTGCTGTCAAAGTGACAATTTTTTCATGTGGCAACTTTTAACTCTGTTTTTAATCTATCTTCACTTTAAAACTtccaaaaatgaaaattgctctatttttgaaaaattttcaaatttgaaCATTGAAATGATTTCTCATGGTCCAGTTAACTTTAAAGGGGTCAATACACTGACTTCTTTGGAGCAAAAGTACCAGGAAAGTATCTCTGATAGTTTTGTGTCAAAGTATGGTGATACTGGTGATTGGGGGCCGTTAGTTCCCATAATATCTAAATCGGTGTTGAAGTTAGATGTGCTTGGTTGTTCAGTACCTTCCAGTGTTGCCTTAGATGCCAACAACTCCAGTGTTGAGTCAAGGTTTGTGATGTATAATTATTCTcgactggcaacactgctcCAAAAATATGAAGCAGAAGTTGAGAACGGAAAATACCCAAAACTACCTCGCATCACTGAAATAGACTTCACGTTGTTAGACGAAAACGAAGAACATACAATTGTCGACTATCTGTGGAAGTTTGACGATATTTTAGATGATTTCTATGCCTGTTTTGACGAAAACTCACAATTGATTTCATCAAATTTCAAACCTCATTTAGTAGTCGCATATTTGAGacaattttgtaaagttttgaGTTCTTTTTACAGTCGGTATCACGTTTTGGGTCGGAACTTGTCGCATTTGTTACCAATAATGCATGTGAGAATATATCTCATTAAAgctgtaaaaattgttttgttaaaactttttaaaatcctTAACATTGAACCATTAGAACAAATGTAG